Proteins encoded within one genomic window of Formosa agariphila KMM 3901:
- a CDS encoding TolC family protein → MKIISHIFCFFFVIVASAQTSDSIAKPKVWSLEDCITYAVENNITVKDAGLGKDISEVNYSRAKSARLPDLFGSATQNFSNGNTIDPITSDYVTDQIYSSNVGVSSAMTLYQGSQLKNQIAQNKLLVDQNEFLIEEAKNNIIVSILENYLQILYTKEDIIIAQNNLEASEKEVIRSKARLDAGTIALNDYTEAQSQAATNKYSVITAKNNYQQYIITLKQLLELGPLDTIEVEAIADDIDLINLEMDKMNIYYKALNVLPEMSASDLDIAINEKELDIAKGGYMPTLSLIGSVGSGYTSISDINFSDQLNVNFNQKIGVNLTIPIFNRNETKNAVKTAKINIERAQIQKQSTEKEIFKKVETAYQNALSAQEQLIAAEASQEAALQSYNLAKTKYELGDLSTTDLIINQNTYTTAQQNYIQAKYLNILYHQLLQFYQGNDIKL, encoded by the coding sequence ATGAAAATAATATCACATATATTTTGCTTTTTCTTTGTGATTGTAGCATCGGCACAAACCAGCGATTCTATAGCTAAACCCAAAGTATGGTCGTTAGAAGATTGCATTACGTACGCTGTAGAAAATAACATCACCGTTAAAGATGCTGGCTTAGGTAAAGATATCTCCGAAGTAAACTACAGCCGTGCAAAATCTGCCCGATTACCTGATTTATTTGGTAGTGCAACTCAGAATTTCTCTAATGGTAATACCATTGATCCCATTACAAGCGATTATGTAACCGATCAGATTTACTCATCCAATGTTGGAGTTTCAAGTGCGATGACGTTGTATCAAGGGAGTCAGTTAAAAAATCAGATTGCCCAGAATAAATTACTGGTAGATCAAAATGAATTTTTGATTGAAGAAGCTAAAAACAATATCATTGTTAGTATTCTAGAGAATTACCTTCAAATTTTATATACCAAAGAAGACATCATTATAGCTCAGAATAATCTTGAAGCTTCAGAGAAAGAAGTCATTCGATCTAAAGCACGTTTAGATGCTGGTACCATTGCACTTAACGACTATACCGAAGCGCAATCGCAAGCGGCTACCAATAAGTACAGTGTGATTACCGCAAAAAATAATTATCAGCAATATATAATTACACTAAAGCAATTGTTAGAATTAGGGCCGTTAGATACAATTGAAGTAGAAGCTATTGCAGACGATATAGACCTGATTAATCTTGAAATGGATAAAATGAATATCTATTACAAAGCATTAAATGTGTTACCAGAAATGAGTGCAAGTGATTTAGATATTGCCATCAACGAAAAAGAACTGGATATTGCTAAAGGCGGATATATGCCAACCTTATCCTTAATTGGAAGTGTGGGCTCAGGATACACAAGTATTTCTGATATCAATTTTTCAGACCAATTGAATGTGAATTTTAATCAGAAAATAGGAGTGAATTTAACTATTCCGATTTTCAATAGAAATGAAACTAAAAATGCAGTAAAAACAGCAAAGATAAATATTGAACGGGCTCAAATTCAGAAGCAATCTACAGAAAAAGAAATCTTTAAAAAAGTAGAAACAGCGTATCAAAATGCATTATCGGCTCAAGAACAACTTATAGCCGCAGAAGCCTCGCAAGAAGCAGCATTACAATCGTACAATTTAGCGAAAACAAAATACGAGTTAGGCGATTTAAGTACTACCGATTTAATTATAAATCAGAATACATACACCACCGCCCAGCAGAATTACATTCAAGCTAAATATTTAAACATTTTATACCACCAATTACTTCAATTTTATCAAGGAAACGACATTAAACTATAA
- a CDS encoding efflux RND transporter periplasmic adaptor subunit: MNMKTKKNIIIISIVAIALAVVAYSFMGKEDTNVIAAQTIAVQKGSVTTMVTATGTIEPITQVEVGTQVSGVVERIYVDYNSEVKEGQLIAELDKTNLKAETTQAQAAYDNAVSQRNYMKTIFDRQNTLYFKQVISKSDYDDAVFNYETAKSTAIQRLSDLQKSRTNLEYANIYSPIDGVVLSRDIDEGQTVAASLSTPTLFTIAKDLKEMQVEADVDEADIGEVKEGQRVTFTVDAYIGETFEGVVTQVRLAPTVTSNVVTYTVVIKADNPDLKLKPGLTATISIYTLELNDVLTTEAKGINFYPELAVLEAYNTQYNFTDTKSNTSERQNTNKEKATKVWVESPDGSIHPQSVTIGASDGVNVQILSGLKEGDNVVYALKANAGVKSSGGTGDSPFMPSRPGKK; encoded by the coding sequence ATCAACATGAAAACGAAAAAAAATATCATTATAATCAGTATTGTCGCAATTGCATTAGCAGTGGTAGCCTATTCTTTTATGGGTAAAGAAGATACTAACGTTATCGCAGCACAAACAATTGCTGTACAAAAAGGAAGTGTAACGACTATGGTTACTGCAACGGGAACCATAGAGCCTATTACACAAGTAGAAGTGGGAACGCAAGTTTCTGGTGTTGTAGAACGCATTTATGTAGATTATAATAGCGAAGTTAAAGAAGGACAACTTATAGCAGAATTGGATAAAACCAATTTAAAAGCAGAAACAACACAAGCACAAGCGGCCTATGACAATGCTGTTAGTCAGCGTAACTATATGAAAACCATTTTTGACAGACAAAATACTTTGTATTTTAAGCAAGTTATTAGTAAATCCGATTACGACGATGCCGTTTTTAATTACGAAACAGCTAAGAGCACGGCTATTCAGCGTTTATCAGATTTACAAAAGTCTAGAACAAATTTAGAATATGCCAATATTTACTCGCCTATAGATGGTGTGGTACTATCTCGTGATATAGACGAAGGACAAACGGTTGCGGCCAGTTTAAGTACACCAACCTTATTCACCATTGCAAAAGATTTAAAAGAAATGCAGGTAGAAGCCGATGTCGATGAAGCCGATATAGGTGAAGTAAAAGAAGGACAACGCGTTACGTTTACGGTAGATGCTTACATAGGTGAAACTTTTGAAGGGGTAGTAACACAAGTTCGTTTGGCACCTACGGTAACCTCTAATGTAGTAACATATACGGTAGTAATAAAAGCCGATAATCCAGATTTAAAATTAAAACCAGGATTAACAGCAACCATTTCTATTTACACTTTAGAATTGAATGACGTTTTAACTACCGAAGCTAAAGGGATAAACTTTTATCCAGAATTGGCCGTTTTGGAAGCCTATAATACACAATATAATTTTACTGATACAAAATCAAATACTAGCGAAAGACAAAACACTAATAAAGAAAAAGCAACTAAAGTTTGGGTAGAATCTCCAGACGGCTCAATACATCCACAGTCTGTAACAATTGGAGCTAGCGATGGTGTAAATGTGCAAATATTAAGTGGTCTTAAAGAAGGGGATAATGTGGTATATGCTTTAAAAGCTAATGCTGGTGTAAAATCATCTGGAGGTACAGGCGATAGTCCGTTTATGCCATCACGACCAGGAAAAAAATAA
- a CDS encoding ABC transporter ATP-binding protein, which yields MTKDIIKIEDLKREFTMGNETVHALKGISFTIKEGEFVTIMGSSGSGKSTMLNILGCLDQPSSGGYEIDSVKVKDLSRNELATIRNEKIGFIFQSYNLLARTSAIENVELPLLYNSKVSNSERRERAIKALEMVGLGERLHHTPSQLSGGQQQRVAIARALVNNPVMILADEATGNLDTRTSYEIMSLFQELNKTQGITITFVTHEPDIAMFSSRTIVLKDGHVIKDEKNDSILSAASELAKLPKEDH from the coding sequence ATGACAAAAGACATCATAAAAATTGAAGATTTAAAGCGTGAGTTTACCATGGGAAACGAAACGGTTCATGCTTTAAAAGGAATTTCATTTACCATTAAAGAAGGGGAGTTTGTGACTATAATGGGATCTAGTGGATCGGGAAAAAGTACGATGCTAAATATTTTAGGCTGTTTAGATCAGCCATCTTCTGGTGGCTATGAAATTGATAGCGTAAAAGTAAAAGACCTATCTAGAAATGAATTGGCAACGATTAGAAACGAGAAAATTGGTTTTATTTTTCAATCTTATAACTTATTAGCGCGTACTTCGGCTATAGAAAACGTAGAGTTACCTCTATTATACAACAGTAAAGTGTCGAATAGCGAACGCCGAGAACGTGCTATAAAAGCACTCGAAATGGTTGGCTTAGGTGAACGTTTACACCATACACCATCGCAACTTTCTGGAGGACAACAACAGCGTGTGGCTATTGCAAGAGCGCTTGTAAATAACCCTGTAATGATTCTAGCCGATGAAGCTACAGGAAATCTAGATACGAGAACCTCTTACGAGATTATGTCTCTATTTCAGGAGTTAAATAAAACACAAGGTATTACAATAACCTTCGTAACTCACGAACCCGATATCGCTATGTTTAGTAGCAGAACCATTGTTTTAAAGGATGGCCATGTTATAAAAGACGAAAAAAATGATAGCATTTTATCTGCCGCGTCAGAATTAGCAAAATTACCTAAAGAAGATCATTAA
- a CDS encoding ABC transporter permease, with protein sequence MRLLNLLKIAYKAIVLNKVRTLLTMLGIIIGVASVIAMLAIGEGSKESIRTTISAMGSNMINVKPGSDNRGGVRQDPSAMETLTLKDYLAIKEQATTLNYISPLVNGGGQVINGSNNWPSSIYGVNPEYLDIKVVGLKSGSMFTNTEVQSAAKVAVIGQTVVDNIFPDGENPVGKMIRFNSIPFKIIGVLEEKGTNTFGQDQDDVVIAPYTTVQKRILAIDHLNEIVASAISEEDAPQAVTEVTAILRSQHKLTTNEDDDFHVRSMEELITTFSSTSDMLTVLLVAVAGISLLIGGIGIMNIMYVSVKERTKEIGLRMAVGGKGSDILMQFLIEAILISITGGVLGVILGLGATVFIEKFLHWPTSVAMYSIIISFAVCAVTGIFFGWYPARKASALEPITALRYE encoded by the coding sequence ATGAGACTACTAAATCTATTAAAAATCGCATATAAGGCCATTGTTCTAAACAAAGTGAGAACCTTATTAACCATGCTGGGTATTATAATTGGTGTGGCTTCGGTTATTGCAATGTTAGCCATTGGAGAAGGTTCTAAAGAAAGTATTAGAACGACAATTTCTGCCATGGGATCGAATATGATAAATGTAAAACCGGGATCCGATAATCGTGGTGGGGTAAGACAAGATCCTAGTGCCATGGAAACCTTAACGCTTAAAGATTACTTGGCTATTAAAGAACAGGCTACCACCTTGAATTATATATCTCCGTTAGTGAATGGTGGCGGACAAGTTATTAACGGGTCTAATAACTGGCCATCCTCGATTTATGGCGTTAATCCGGAGTATCTAGACATTAAAGTTGTGGGATTAAAAAGTGGAAGTATGTTTACCAATACAGAAGTACAATCCGCGGCAAAAGTCGCTGTTATTGGGCAAACTGTAGTAGACAATATATTTCCTGACGGTGAAAATCCCGTTGGTAAAATGATACGTTTTAATAGTATTCCGTTTAAAATTATTGGTGTTTTAGAAGAGAAAGGAACCAATACTTTTGGTCAAGATCAGGACGATGTGGTAATAGCACCATATACAACGGTTCAAAAACGAATCTTAGCAATCGATCATTTAAATGAAATTGTAGCGTCTGCCATAAGTGAGGAAGATGCGCCACAAGCGGTAACAGAAGTCACGGCTATTTTGAGGTCTCAACATAAATTAACGACTAATGAAGACGATGATTTTCACGTGCGTTCCATGGAAGAATTAATCACTACCTTTAGTTCAACTAGTGATATGTTAACCGTACTTTTAGTGGCAGTTGCAGGAATTTCATTATTGATTGGAGGAATCGGAATTATGAATATTATGTACGTTTCGGTAAAAGAACGGACTAAAGAAATTGGGTTGCGTATGGCCGTTGGCGGAAAAGGCTCGGATATTTTGATGCAATTTTTAATTGAAGCCATTTTAATTAGTATCACCGGAGGGGTTTTAGGTGTAATCTTAGGACTAGGAGCAACCGTGTTTATTGAAAAATTCTTACATTGGCCTACAAGTGTGGCTATGTATTCTATAATTATATCCTTTGCAGTTTGTGCCGTAACAGGTATCTTTTTCGGATGGTATCCTGCAAGAAAAGCATCAGCTTTAGAACCGATTACTGCATTGCGTTACGAATAG
- a CDS encoding YbhB/YbcL family Raf kinase inhibitor-like protein yields the protein MKTKTVFGIALLLLCLATSCANNDTSIYMYDDFKTIHPNFKLTSKAVDDGELLDAYKCEEKVDDVENSIPLSWSNVPEGTKPLAVVMYHYPHKEDTSEINSYLLLWGINPSVSEIPYKMANNPNWYMGPNKDGTAISYTSPCSRGPGKHEYTIALFALSETPKLPKANTLDVDLNTFMKAIPEDIVIDRTTFSFIASN from the coding sequence ATGAAGACGAAAACAGTATTTGGAATAGCTCTACTGCTTTTATGTTTAGCTACGTCTTGTGCCAACAACGATACTTCAATTTATATGTACGATGATTTTAAAACCATCCATCCTAATTTTAAATTGACTAGCAAAGCGGTAGACGATGGCGAATTATTAGATGCTTATAAATGTGAAGAGAAAGTAGATGATGTAGAAAATTCCATTCCACTATCTTGGTCTAACGTTCCTGAAGGCACAAAACCTTTAGCTGTAGTCATGTATCACTATCCGCATAAAGAGGATACATCCGAAATAAATTCGTATTTGCTTTTATGGGGAATTAATCCATCGGTTTCCGAAATTCCGTATAAAATGGCAAACAATCCCAATTGGTATATGGGACCAAATAAAGATGGAACTGCTATTTCGTATACATCACCTTGTTCACGCGGACCAGGGAAACATGAATACACCATTGCACTGTTCGCATTATCTGAAACGCCCAAGCTTCCAAAAGCTAATACACTTGATGTTGATTTAAATACATTTATGAAAGCTATTCCAGAAGATATTGTGATTGATAGAACCACTTTTAGTTTTATAGCCTCTAATTAA
- a CDS encoding YHYH protein: MKKYITLITILFVCLQAFAHEGGHGLPTKIWHFTNGEKNLKGEFIERIDDTVYLINENHKVVFFDISEFTTEEQEYILNTSTWISNKNISEPTQSLVSIPYANLFIYLGVAWVLFSCFRCRQKQDSKIVAFSIVGVAFIIAGCKTTSTSKGIVMAKNDVSYLTSIFGVFDNVNTRFDNKYFYIESNGIPEHEMMTGITNWQQQVPIKHDYSGTNAWAIPLQPELAENPLSTTDNFMKGAIAIAANGIPIFNPLNNRGEDANAIGELDQWGGHCGRADDYHYHLPPTHLQAKVGQGKPIAYALDGFPVYGETNETLDESLGRFTSDSTYQYHAVKYYPYLIASMKGKVEINPRTQAPENEIMPQAKTKGVRPDLQPLRGAKIIDFKHPEPNQYSLTYELESALYTINYGWDTSGTYKYEFINPDGTITNSEYKR, encoded by the coding sequence ATGAAAAAATATATAACCCTTATAACCATTCTATTTGTATGTCTTCAAGCTTTTGCTCACGAAGGCGGACACGGTTTACCCACCAAAATTTGGCATTTTACAAATGGTGAAAAGAACTTAAAGGGTGAATTTATTGAACGCATAGACGACACGGTATATCTCATAAATGAGAATCACAAGGTTGTCTTTTTCGATATTTCAGAATTTACAACAGAAGAGCAAGAATATATCCTGAATACGAGCACGTGGATTAGCAATAAAAACATTTCAGAGCCAACGCAATCTTTGGTTTCTATACCGTACGCTAATCTTTTTATATATTTAGGTGTAGCCTGGGTATTATTTTCATGCTTTAGATGTAGACAAAAACAAGACTCTAAAATAGTGGCTTTTAGCATCGTTGGAGTTGCTTTTATTATTGCGGGATGTAAAACAACTAGTACTTCTAAAGGCATTGTAATGGCGAAAAATGATGTGTCTTATTTAACGTCTATTTTTGGTGTTTTTGATAACGTGAATACACGTTTCGACAACAAATATTTCTACATAGAGTCTAACGGCATACCAGAACACGAAATGATGACAGGTATAACCAATTGGCAACAGCAGGTTCCTATTAAGCACGATTATTCGGGCACTAATGCGTGGGCGATTCCGTTGCAACCGGAATTAGCTGAAAATCCGTTGTCTACCACAGATAATTTTATGAAAGGCGCCATTGCTATTGCCGCAAATGGTATCCCGATTTTTAATCCGTTAAACAATCGAGGTGAAGATGCAAATGCCATTGGAGAATTAGACCAATGGGGCGGACATTGTGGTAGGGCAGACGACTATCATTACCATTTGCCACCAACGCACTTGCAGGCTAAAGTAGGTCAAGGTAAACCCATTGCCTATGCTCTGGATGGTTTTCCAGTATATGGAGAAACGAATGAGACGTTAGATGAAAGTCTTGGACGTTTTACATCAGATAGTACTTACCAATATCACGCTGTAAAATACTATCCGTATTTAATTGCATCAATGAAGGGTAAAGTTGAAATTAATCCCAGAACTCAAGCGCCTGAAAACGAAATCATGCCACAAGCAAAAACAAAAGGTGTGCGACCAGATTTACAACCGTTACGTGGTGCTAAAATTATTGATTTTAAGCATCCTGAACCCAATCAGTATAGTTTAACTTATGAGTTGGAATCTGCTTTATATACTATAAATTACGGATGGGATACATCTGGAACGTATAAATATGAATTTATAAATCCAGACGGAACCATTACAAATTCTGAATATAAAAGATAG
- a CDS encoding sensor histidine kinase, protein MHKNKNIIIFSHILIWLVLFSLPYFLSYGQEQDINRIIAHYWVPVAFYTMIFYLNYFIVIDKFLFNKKTVQFILVNLVLIIVFLTLKEQIEATFFEGLKRKEVGDSANKPPLRMFIYMQMLSYVAPILFSIALKTTKRWETAENERKDAANVKLHSELQHLRYQLQPHFFFNSLNNIYSLVDISPEQAKSTIHSLSKLMRYLLYETNIEEVPLSKEIDFMKKYLELMKLRISDKTQVISQFPSEATSIKIAPLLFISLIENAFKHGVSANKDSDIKINLSTEGRTVQFKIENANFPKQTDDKSGSGIGLQNLKKRLDLLYPNKYMFKTEIDEGRFLVHLQIET, encoded by the coding sequence ATGCATAAAAATAAAAACATCATAATCTTCTCCCATATTCTAATTTGGTTGGTATTGTTTAGTCTGCCATATTTTTTATCGTACGGGCAAGAGCAAGATATAAATAGAATTATAGCACATTATTGGGTACCAGTAGCATTTTATACTATGATTTTTTATCTCAATTATTTTATAGTTATCGATAAATTTTTATTCAATAAAAAAACGGTTCAATTTATTCTTGTAAACCTTGTACTTATAATTGTCTTTTTAACCTTAAAGGAACAAATAGAAGCTACATTTTTTGAAGGTTTAAAGCGTAAAGAGGTCGGAGATTCAGCAAATAAGCCACCGTTACGGATGTTTATTTATATGCAAATGTTGTCTTATGTGGCACCCATATTGTTTTCTATTGCTTTAAAAACAACAAAACGTTGGGAAACTGCCGAAAACGAACGTAAGGACGCCGCCAATGTAAAATTACATTCCGAATTACAGCATTTACGTTATCAGTTACAACCGCATTTCTTTTTCAATTCGCTAAATAATATTTATTCATTAGTCGATATTTCACCTGAGCAAGCAAAATCTACCATCCACAGTTTAAGTAAATTGATGAGGTATTTGTTGTACGAAACGAATATTGAAGAGGTGCCTTTATCTAAAGAAATCGATTTTATGAAGAAATATCTGGAACTTATGAAATTGCGTATCTCCGATAAAACCCAGGTAATTTCTCAATTTCCTTCAGAAGCTACGTCCATAAAAATCGCACCACTTTTGTTTATTTCTTTAATTGAAAATGCCTTTAAGCATGGTGTGTCGGCGAATAAAGACAGTGATATTAAAATCAATTTGTCTACAGAAGGACGTACGGTACAGTTTAAAATTGAAAATGCGAATTTCCCTAAGCAAACAGATGATAAAAGTGGTTCGGGTATTGGATTACAAAACCTAAAAAAGCGCTTAGATTTGTTATATCCGAATAAATACATGTTTAAAACGGAAATTGATGAAGGTCGATTTTTAGTACATTTACAAATAGAAACATAA
- a CDS encoding LytR/AlgR family response regulator transcription factor, with amino-acid sequence MNTLKLNCIIVDDEPMALNLVESYVEKTPFLNLKKKCSSAIEALEYVNSESVDLLFLDIQMPDLSGLEFSKMLPKGTRVIFTTAFDEYALEGFKVEAIDYLLKPFDYAEFLTAANKAKAWFDLVKGNNTKASTVISEEKEFLFVKSEYKQLRIKLADVLYFEGLKDYIKIWLKDNPKAVLTIMSLKSLEEELPKTDFMRVHRSFIVSLKNIEVVERSQIIINNQRITVSEQYKPQFLEYINKNSL; translated from the coding sequence ATGAACACTTTAAAACTGAATTGTATTATTGTTGATGACGAGCCTATGGCTTTAAATCTAGTAGAAAGTTATGTAGAGAAAACACCTTTCTTAAATCTCAAGAAAAAGTGTAGTAGTGCGATTGAAGCATTAGAGTATGTAAATTCTGAATCGGTTGATTTACTGTTTCTAGACATACAAATGCCAGATTTGTCAGGGTTAGAGTTTTCTAAAATGTTACCAAAAGGTACTCGCGTTATTTTCACCACGGCTTTCGATGAGTATGCGTTGGAAGGCTTTAAAGTAGAGGCTATAGACTATTTATTAAAACCTTTCGATTATGCCGAATTTCTGACTGCCGCCAATAAAGCCAAAGCTTGGTTCGATTTGGTAAAAGGGAATAATACCAAAGCTTCAACCGTTATTTCTGAAGAAAAAGAGTTTCTTTTTGTAAAGTCCGAATACAAACAATTACGCATTAAATTAGCCGATGTGTTGTATTTTGAAGGCTTAAAAGATTATATCAAGATTTGGTTAAAAGATAATCCAAAGGCGGTATTAACAATTATGAGTTTAAAGTCGTTAGAGGAAGAACTTCCTAAAACGGACTTTATGCGCGTGCATCGGTCTTTTATTGTGTCTTTAAAAAATATAGAAGTTGTAGAGCGAAGTCAGATTATTATCAATAATCAGCGTATCACAGTTTCCGAACAATACAAACCACAGTTTCTAGAGTATATCAACAAGAATTCCTTGTAA
- a CDS encoding IS256 family transposase — MKPEDLLNEDFLKQFKNAPELTSFLEQLHKRGIEKLLEGELDAHLDYDKHKKSKAANLRNGYTKKKLKSVLGETEIQVPRDRDSSFNPLIVKKRESTTEGIENIIISLYAKGMSNSDIEEQIRELYDFNISTSTISRITDKITEDVIAWRNRPLEATYLIVWMDGIVFKVRENSKVINKTIYIAVGLRTDGKKEVLGLWLGKNESSAFWMSVLTDIKARGTQDILITATDNLNGFTDTIKTIFPKSTTQICVVHQIRNSCRYVVWKDKKEFTRDMKQIYTAPTKEAAKAALNDFKTKWDSKYSYAIKSWENNWDELTVFFDFPIEIRTIIYTTNLIENLNGKIRKYTKNKLSFPTDEAVMKSVFLALRESTKKWTMPIRNWGVILNQFLAIFENRIKL; from the coding sequence ATGAAACCAGAAGATTTATTAAACGAAGACTTTTTAAAACAATTCAAGAATGCACCAGAGCTAACATCCTTTTTAGAACAGTTGCACAAACGTGGTATTGAGAAGTTACTAGAAGGGGAACTAGATGCCCATTTAGACTACGATAAGCACAAAAAAAGTAAAGCAGCCAACCTTCGAAATGGTTACACTAAAAAGAAATTAAAATCCGTTTTAGGAGAAACAGAGATTCAAGTTCCTCGAGACCGTGATAGTTCTTTTAATCCTTTAATTGTAAAGAAAAGAGAAAGTACAACAGAAGGCATCGAAAATATTATTATATCGCTTTATGCCAAAGGCATGAGTAACAGTGATATTGAAGAACAAATACGTGAGCTGTACGATTTTAATATTTCTACATCCACTATTTCAAGGATTACAGATAAGATTACAGAAGATGTTATTGCTTGGCGGAACAGGCCTTTGGAGGCCACTTACCTAATTGTTTGGATGGATGGCATCGTATTTAAAGTTAGGGAAAACTCTAAAGTCATAAACAAGACTATTTATATTGCAGTAGGCCTGAGAACAGATGGCAAAAAGGAAGTCCTAGGATTATGGTTAGGTAAAAATGAATCTTCAGCCTTTTGGATGAGTGTTTTAACCGATATTAAAGCTCGAGGAACTCAAGATATACTTATCACAGCTACCGATAATTTAAATGGATTTACGGATACTATTAAAACTATTTTTCCGAAATCAACGACTCAAATTTGTGTTGTGCATCAAATAAGAAATTCGTGTCGTTACGTGGTCTGGAAGGACAAAAAGGAATTTACTCGTGACATGAAGCAAATCTATACTGCTCCTACAAAAGAAGCTGCCAAAGCTGCTTTAAATGACTTCAAAACTAAATGGGATTCTAAATATTCTTACGCCATTAAAAGTTGGGAAAATAATTGGGATGAGCTTACAGTATTCTTTGATTTTCCTATTGAAATAAGAACCATAATCTACACCACAAATCTTATAGAAAACCTAAATGGAAAGATACGGAAATACACAAAAAACAAACTCTCGTTTCCAACCGATGAAGCAGTTATGAAATCCGTGTTTTTAGCTTTGAGAGAAAGCACTAAAAAATGGACCATGCCAATCAGAAATTGGGGAGTGATACTAAATCAATTTTTAGCTATATTTGAAAACAGGATTAAGTTATAA
- a CDS encoding LuxR C-terminal-related transcriptional regulator encodes MLRNTLLIFCLFISLIATSNNINVVLQDDKNLTKDNTELEQRILKLENIILDPESSHSDLYRAYLQKYDVYKSVFNYTQALNNLDLALKEGVLTQDKDKIKIQIKVERLFVYFDLLDFDKVNEIAPTISKTDLAFLDEKTQGFYYSVLAVLEIRKKNYDIADTYLNEALVILEKSAPEHLPLIYRKKLGMYREQGNHDKVIESFEKGLYYAEQYETDIYIIAMYDDISVYYAEVGDYKNAHIAATKVNNLATEFNGHNRSSKLQLLEKNLLQKRKELEVENEKRNRNYLITLTGVLIIILLLLFYFFKSAKQKRIIAELETNNMRNELERVTQELNESGHTKLDLNAYNLTERQLQIIDLVKQGKSNKEIGEDLFISVNTVKYHLKIIYEALNINNRSEL; translated from the coding sequence TTGTTACGAAATACCTTACTTATATTTTGTTTATTTATCTCATTAATTGCTACAAGTAATAACATAAATGTTGTTCTGCAAGACGATAAAAACTTAACAAAAGACAATACAGAACTAGAACAGAGAATTCTAAAACTTGAAAATATTATCTTGGATCCTGAATCTTCGCATTCAGATTTATACCGTGCATATCTTCAGAAATATGACGTTTACAAAAGCGTTTTTAATTACACCCAAGCATTAAACAATTTAGATTTAGCACTAAAAGAAGGAGTTTTAACTCAAGATAAAGACAAAATAAAAATACAGATTAAAGTAGAACGCTTATTTGTGTATTTCGATTTACTCGACTTTGATAAGGTTAATGAGATTGCTCCAACTATTTCCAAAACTGATTTGGCTTTTTTAGATGAGAAAACTCAAGGGTTTTATTACTCTGTTCTAGCCGTTTTAGAAATTCGAAAGAAAAACTACGACATTGCCGACACGTATTTAAATGAAGCTTTAGTTATATTAGAAAAAAGTGCACCAGAACACTTGCCTCTAATTTACCGAAAAAAACTAGGGATGTATAGAGAACAAGGCAATCACGACAAGGTTATAGAAAGCTTTGAGAAAGGATTGTACTATGCAGAACAATACGAAACAGACATTTATATTATTGCGATGTACGACGATATTTCTGTTTATTATGCTGAAGTTGGCGATTATAAAAATGCACATATAGCCGCAACTAAGGTTAACAATTTAGCTACCGAATTTAATGGCCATAACAGAAGTAGTAAACTACAGCTATTAGAAAAAAATCTACTTCAAAAACGTAAAGAACTAGAAGTTGAAAATGAAAAACGTAACCGGAATTATTTAATAACACTTACGGGAGTACTTATTATTATACTTCTGCTGTTGTTCTATTTCTTTAAATCTGCAAAACAGAAGCGTATTATAGCTGAGCTTGAAACCAACAATATGCGTAATGAATTGGAACGTGTTACCCAAGAATTAAACGAGTCTGGACATACTAAATTAGACTTGAATGCTTATAATCTAACCGAAAGACAACTTCAGATTATTGATTTAGTAAAACAAGGAAAATCGAATAAAGAAATTGGGGAAGATTTATTCATTTCGGTAAATACGGTGAAGTATCATCTAAAAATTATTTACGAAGCTTTAAATATTAATAATCGTTCAGAACTGTAG